From the genome of Malus domestica chromosome 04, GDT2T_hap1, one region includes:
- the LOC103408475 gene encoding probable LRR receptor-like serine/threonine-protein kinase At3g47570 — protein MEFVVESNHLSGMIPSTIYNISSIYNFSVAENQLHGELPRNLGTMLPNLVRLLCGMNKFRGNIPISLSNASKLLKLDLSQNGFTGTIPGESFGSLRRLFWLNVESNQLGNRKVGDLNFLSFLANCTSLEVLGLGDNNFGGGIPGSVANFSTQLKVLSMGGNVIYGSLPNDIGNLINLTILTLDRNHLGGIVPHEIGKLEKLEQLYLEGNKFSGLIPSSLGNMTSLLNLYMESNRFEGSIPPSLGNYRNILFLNLSSNNLTGTIPKMLMELSTLSISLDLSNNYLTGPLPLEVGDLVHLTEINVLRNNLSGEIPSTIGSCASLERLYLQGNKFEGTIPQSLKYLKGLEKLDISSNNLSGQIPEFIGKLGALRYLNLSYNDFEGELPKEGIFANVSRVSVLGNHRLCGGIPQLHLPPCPLKKHHSSQGLHSPKVVIPISCVLGIIIALSCFFGVCSMLKKSRDRLATSRSYKDWKLGVSYSQLVESTNGFLVDNLIGSGSFGSVYKGVIPSDGTIVAVKVFNLQQQGASKSFMDECKVLRSIRHRNLLKIITACSSIDNQGKDFKSLVFEFMANGSLDSMLYPMEEKQSLSKRLSFMQRLNIAIDVASALDYLHHHCEMAIVHCDLKPSNVLLDEDMVAHVGDFGLARFLFETSNDPSFSQTMSSQLKGSIGYIPPEYGTGGQVSILGDVYSYGILLLEMFTGKRPIDDMFKGNLSIYQFVAIALPDHVMDVVDHSIILDLEADGDVNNYIVREQTPSKRNNGGPMKEKKLKECLILVMQIGLSCCAMSPSERMLMDVVVRKMSTIRDLYLKV, from the exons ATGGAATTCGTAGTTGAGAGCAATCATCTATCTGGTATGATCCCTTCCACAATCTATAATATTTCTTCCATATACAATTTTAGTGTTGCTGAGAACCAGTTGCATGGAGAGCTACCACGAAATCTCGGCACTATGCTTCCTAATCTTGTACGTCTTTTATGCGGTATGAACAAATTCAGAGGAAATATTCCCATATCGTTGTCCAATGCTTCTAAGCTTTTGAAACTTGATCTTTCTCAAAATGGCTTCACTGGGACAATCCCTGGTGAAAGTTTCGGAAGCTTGCGAAGGTTATTTTGGCTAAACGTTGAAAGCAATCAACTAGGAAATAGAAAAGTTGGCGACTTGAATTTTCTCAGTTTCTTGGCTAATTGCACTAGTTTGGAGGTTTTGGGTCTTGGCGATAATAATTTTGGAGGAGGAATCCCAGGATCCGTAGCCAACTTTTCGACCCAACTAAAAGTTCTTAGTATGGGGGGTAATGTGATATATGGAAGCCTCCCTAACGACATTGGAAATCTTATAAACCTGACCATTCTAACATTAGATCGGAACCATTTGGGCGGCATTGTCCCTCATGAAATTGGGAAACTAGAGAAGTTAGAGCAACTGTATTTGGAAGGAAATAAATTTTCTGGGTTAATCCCGTCTTCCCTTGGTAACATGACTTCATTGTTAAATCTCTACATGGAGTCAAACAGGTTTGAAGGCAGTATACCTCCAAGTCTGGGAAACTACCGAAACATATTATTTCTTAACCTTTCAAGTAACAACCTTACGGGCACCATACCTAAAATGCTAATGGAGCTTTCAACCCTTTCAATTTCTTTAGACCTGTCTAATAATTATTTGACTGGTCCGCTGCCCCTTGAGGTGGGTGATTTAGTGCATCTCACGGAGATAAatgtattaagaaacaattTATCAGGTGAAATCCCGAGCACCATCGGGAGTTGTGCTAGTTTGGAGCGCTTGTATTTGCAAGGTAATAAGTTTGAAGGAACAATTCCTCAATCTCTTAAATATTTAAAAGGTTTGGAAAAACTTGATATTTCAAGCAACAATTTGTCTGGTCAGATTCCTGAATTCATTGGCAAGCTTGGTGCTCTCAGGTATCTCAATCTTTCGTACAATGATTTTGAAGGCGAGTTGCCTAAAGAAGGGATTTTTGCAAATGTTAGTAGAGTCTCTGTTCTTGGAAATCATAGACTCTGTGGTGGCATCCCACAATTACATTTGCCTCCATGCCCCCTAAAAAAACACCATTCATCTCAAGGACTACATTCCCCAAAAGTTGTCATCCCCATATCCTGTGTACTTGGAATCATAATTGCTCTATCATGCTTCTTTGGTGTTTGTTCAATGTTGAAAAAGTCAAGAGATAGACTTGCAACTTCACGTTCTTATAAGGATTGGAAATTGGGTGTCTCCTACTCACAACTCGTTGAATCAACTAATGGTTTCTTGGTGGATAATCTTATTGGTTCAGGAAGTTTCGGTTCTGTTTATAAAGGGGTAATTCCAAGTGATGGAACAATAGTTGCTGTTAAGGTATTCAACCTTCAACAACAGGGAGCTTCCAAGAGTTTCATGGatgaatgcaaagttttaaGGAGTATAAGACACCGTAATCTTCTCAAGATCATAACTGCATGCTCAAGCATTGATAATCAGGGTAAAGACTTCAAAAGTCTAGTTTTCGAGTTCATGGCAAATGGAAGTCTTGACTCAATGTTGTATCCAATGGAAGAGAAGCAATCTCTAAGCAAGAGATTGAGTTTTATGCAAAGATTGAATATTGCCATTGATGTTGCTTCTGCGTTAGATTATCTCCACCACCATTGTGAAATGGCAATTGTTCATTGTGATCTAAAACCGAGCAATGTACTTCTTGATGAAGATATGGTAGCCCATGTTGGGGACTTTGGTTTAGCAAGGTTCCTCTTTGAAACATCAAATGATCCCTCATTCAGTCAAACAATGTCATCTCAACTAAAGGGTTCTATAGGCTACATTCCTCCAG AGTACGGCACAGGAGGCCAAGTTTCTATACTTGGAGATGTTTATAGCTATGGGATACTATTGTTGGAAATGTTCACAGGAAAAAGACCTATCGATGACATGTTCAAAGGCAATCTAAGCATTTACCAATTCGTAGCCATTGCTTTGCCTGACCATGTCATGGACGTTGTTGACCATTCAATTATCCTCGACCTCGAAGCTGATGGTGATGTCAACAATTACATAGTGCGGGAACAAACTCCATCCAAACGTAATAATGGTGGCCcgatgaaagaaaagaaattaaaggaATGCTTGATTTTAGTGATGCAGATAGGACTCTCTTGCTGTGCAATGTCACCAAGTGAGCGGATGCTGATGGATGTGGTTGTCAGAAAAATGAGCACAATCAGAGACTTGTACCTCAAAGTTTAA